The genomic segment GAACGCCGAGTGGAGCCGGATGTGGCCGGGACAGCCCGAGCTGCTGGAGTACTTCGAACGGTCCACCGACCGGCACGGTCTGCGGCCTCACCTGCGACTGAACACCGAAATCACCTCGGCACAATGGAATTCCGACACCGCAACCTGGACCCTGACCGACGCGTCGGGAGGACAGCACACGTTCGACATCGTGGTCTCGGCGGTAGGGATGTTCACCCGGCCGCTGCTGCCCGAGCTGCCGGAACAGGAGCCGTTCACCGGCACGCTGATGCACACCGCGCAGTGGGACCACTCGGTGGACCTCTCCGGAGCCCGGGTGGCCGTGCTGGGCACCGGGTCCACCGCCTCGCAGCTGCTGCCCGAAGTCGCCAAGGTCGCCGACAAGGTCTACTCGGTGCAGCGGTCCCCGACTTGGATCCTGCCCAAGCCGGACCGGCCGTACACCGACCGTGAACGTTGGGTGTTCAAGCGGATCCCCTTCGCCAAGAAGATCTACCGCACCCGGCTGTGGCTGCGCAGTGAACGCAACATCTCTGTGATCGAGAACGGCAGCGACAAAACCCAAGAGTTCAAGGATCTTTCGCTGCGCTACCTGGAGTCGTCGGTCGCCGATCCGGAGCTACGCGCCAAACTCACCCCGGATCACCCGCTGGGCTGCAAGCGTCTGGTTTTCGCGGCCGATTATCTGTCCACGCTGACCCAGCCGCATGTCGAGGTGGTGTCCAGCCCGGCCCGCGCACTGCGAGCGCGCTCGCTGATCACCGCGGACGGCTCCGAACTCGACGTCGATGTGGTGCTGTGCGCCACCGGCTATGCCGCCACCGACTACCTGGGCCAGATCGAGGTCACCGGCGAGGACGGCCGGTCGCTGCGCGAGACGTGGCGCGACGGGGCCTTCGCCTACCTGGGCATGACCGTTCCCGGCTTCCCGAACTTCTTCATGCTCTACGGGCCCAACACCAACGTCGGCTCCAACAGCGTGATTTTCGTCCTCGAAGCCCAGGCGCACTACATCGTGCGGGCCCTGAAATATCTGCGGCGCACCCGGCGCCGCTACGTCGCGGTGCGTTCCGACACGATGGCCGCCTTCCTGGCCGACGTCGACCGGTGGATGGCAGGCACTGTGTGGATGACCCGCTGTAGCAACTACTTTCGGGCACCAAACGGCCGCGTGGTGACTCAGTGGCCGCGCAGCGCCGGTGCGTTCTGGGCGATGACCCGCCGGTTCCGGCCGCGTGACTACACGTTCGCACCGCCGGGCGGCTAGCGATGGAAGCCGACCCCGAGATTCTCCGACGGCTCGACCCCGCATTACACGGGTTCGCCGCCGCGCGCGTCGACCTGTCGCTGAACAGTCTTGCCGCCGCTCGAGACTCGCTGAACACCCGACGAGCCGAGGCCGTCGCGCAGATCGACCTCAGCGGCGTCGACATCACCGACGAGCACGCGGCAGGCGTACCGGTGCGCATCTACCGTGGCCGGCCGGGCCCATCGCCCGCGGTGATCTACTGCCACGCCGGCGCGTTCGTGCTGGGCAATCTCGACACCGACCACCGCCAGTGCGTCGAACTCGCCCGCCGGGCCGCCTGCACGGTGATATCGGTGGACTACCGGCTGGCCCCGGAACACCCCTATCCCGCCGCACTCGACGACGCCGCCGCCGTCTTGCGGTGGACGTGGGAGTCGTCCGACGATCTGGGAGTCGACCGCGAGCGGTTGGCCCTCGCAGGCAACAGCGCCGGGGCGGCGCTGGCCGCCGGGCTGGCGCAGCGCGCTGCAGCCGAGGAGGCCCCGTCCGTCGTCGGCCTACTCCTGCATCAGCCGGTGCTCGACGACCGTCCCACCGCGTCGAAGGCGGAGTTCACCTCGACACCCGGTTTCGACGGTGTCGCCGCCGATCTGATGTGGCGACACTACCTCGGACCGACGACACCGAGTGCGGCCGCGGTACCCGCCCGCAGTCACCAAATGATTGGCGCGGCAAACACTTTCATCACCTGTTCGGAATTGGATCCACTGCGGGACGAGGCGCTGGATTACGCCCGAAGGCTGATGCGCTGCGGGGTCCGCACCGACCTGCACATCTTCGGCGGCACCTGCCACGGCTTCGACTCGCTGTGCCCCGACTGGGAGGTCAGCCAGGCGGTGTCGGCGATGCAGGCCGAGGCGCTTCGGCGCTTTTTCGCCGAATCATGACCTTTACAGATTGTCGTTAAACTGTCACGCTGGGTGGCGTGCATGAACTCGACGAACGAGACCGCCAGCGTGACGTGTCCCGGTCGCGCCAGCGGACACCCAGGCTGGCCCGCTACCAACTCGACGTCGTCGGAGCCCACGTCGCCGACGTCGTGGATTCGGCAGGGGGCTGGTTGTTCGACCGGGTGATGGCGGGCTGGGACGTGCGCGTCGCAGTCGCCGACACCGGCGACCTCGCCGCCCTGCACATCCTGGGAGTCCAGCCCGTCGCGTTGAGCGCGATGTTCGCCGGCGCGAGCACGCCGACCGCGCTTGCGGTGGCGGGCGCGGTATGCCGGACCGACGACCGACTCCGCGATGTGCTGGCCGCCTCGGTGCGGTCGGCGCGCACCGAGGTCCTCGCGTGGGGCGAGCTGTGGCCGCCCAGTGGCGGTCGGCACGGTGCGGAGGTGCGACACGAACTCAGCGCTGCGGCACGGGTATTCAAGGCTCAGGCGGCATTCGCCGCCGGACTCGACGCGAAGGTCGCCCATTTCGAGGTGTTCCGCAGTTACGGCCAGTCGGTGCGCACCGACTACCCGGACCTGCTGCCGGTCGGCTGAGCGCCGAGCGTCACACCAGAGTCACGCTGAGCGCCGAACGCCACACCAGCGTCAGGCTCGGCGCAACGGGCTAACGGTCGACGAAGATGTCGATGATCGGGTTGTCACCGCCGCCGTAGTGGGACAGGTCCTCGACACCGGCGCCGCGCAGCACGTCAGAGTCGATCAGGCAGCCGCCGTTGACCTTCGAACCCGCCGACGTGATGATTTCGACGGCCGCATCGGCCATGATCTCGGGGCTGCGGGAGGACGCGAGCGCATCCTCGAAGTCGGCCGAGTTGGCCACCGCGGAGGTCGCGATGTAGGTCTCCGGCCACAGACAGGTGAAACCGATTCCGGTGTCGGCATATTCAGCCGCCCAGCCCAGCGACAGCAGGGTCATCCCGTACTTGGACAGGGTGTAGGACGGGTGTGCACCCAGCCAATGCGGGTTCATGTTCAGCGGCGGCGCGATGGTCACGACGTGGCCATTGGGCGACTGGCGCAGGTGCGGCAGGCACGCCTTAGTGAGCAAGAACGTGCCGCGGATATTGATCTGCTGCATGAGGTCGAACTTCTTGGCCGACAGCGTCTCGGTGGGGTCGGTGGCGATCGCGCTGGCGTTGTTGACGCAGATGTCGACGCCGCCGAATTCCTTCACCGCGGTGTCGACCGCGCGTGCGACGTCCTCTTCGCTGCGGACGTCACCGACGACGGCGACAGCCTTGCCGCCGGCCGCCTCGATCTCCGCGGCGGCGGTGTAGACCGTGCCGGGCAGCTTCGGGTGCGGCTCGGCGGTCTTGGCCAGCAGCACGACGTTCGCGCCGTGCCGGGCCGCGCCGAGCGCGATGGCCAGACCGATTCCCCGGCTGCCGCCCGACACGACCAGGGTGCGGTCGCTGAGCGAATGCTTGTCGGCCATCATTCTCCTCGCTGAAAATTGCATTCTCTTTTTCGGCGAGCATAGTACTCAGTGCAGCAGAACGAACCGGAGGGTCAGGAATCCGCGGTGACTGGATGCACCTGCAGTCGGCAGGTGTCGATGGTGGCCGGCACGGTCACGGTGTCGTACGTGTCGGGGGCGGTGACGAGCAGGTCGGTGTAGGTCGGGCACTGATTACCGTCGGCGTCGACGGCCAGACCTTCCACGATGGCCTGTGCCGGATGTCCTGGCCACACGGTGATGGTCGGCGGGACGTCGACCCCGCTGGGCAGGCCGCCGAGATAACCGCGCACGGTGCGCTCGGCGTGCAGCAGTGGTCCGCCGTCGCCCGAGTCGACACCCGGGTAACCGGTCAGGGTGCACGCCGCCGCGCCCGGCGCGAGGCCGAACACCAACGGCACACCGCGATGGCCGACCGCCGCGCGTGCCGGCCCGGTGGTCACCGTGAGCTGTGCCGATGTGCACGACGGCGGGTTGTCGGCGTGAGCAGTGGGCGACCAGGCAAGAGTCGCGAGTACCAGCGCAGCGGCGGTCAACGCCGGCTTTGTCGTCATGACACCAGTGAAGACCGTCTGCGCCGCTACCGATCCCAAATCGGGACGACCTCCTCCGATCAGTCACCCGGCCGCGAGTGCCGACCGTAGGACTGCACCTCGGCGGGCTCGTCGCGGTAGTGCCGCGCGCGCCGCGGCTCACTGGCATCGCTGAGACGATGCCGTGAGGCGTATTCATCAAGGTGAAAACCGTTGTGCGCGAGTTCAACCGGCTCGGCAGGAGGTTCGGGCTCCGGCGGCGGACGGTGCCACCTGATGACGTCGGTCTCGTCATCGCGCGCATCGGGCAACGGCGGAGCGACCGGCTCCCGATCCACCTCGTACTCGACGTACTCATCGTCGTCATAGCCGTCGTCGTACACCGGGATCTCATCGGTGATCTCGTCGCGGTCATCCCGCACCGACGGACGACCCAGACCGCCGAGGACGAACAACGCCGCCACGATCCCGAACAGCGCAGCGAACGCCGGCAGCAGCATCGACTGGGACAGCGCGGCCGAGAAAGGTTCACGCAGGAACGACGGCAGTTGCAGCACCGCCAGATCGCTGGGTGACGCATCGGCAGGCGCGGCGGGCATCTCGTCGCTGATGCGCGATGCCATGAACGCAGCCATACCGGCGCTGCCGAGCACCGAGCCGACCTGACGGGTTGCGTTGTAGACGCCGGAACCCGCACCGGCCAGATGCGACGGCAGGTTGCGGGTGGCCGTGGCCGCCAGCGGCGCCCAGATGAACGCCATGCCGACGCCCATCGCGGTCAGTGCCAATACCAGTCGCCAGATCGGCGTCGTCGGCGTCATGTCGATCGACAGCCAGGTCAGCGCGATCGCCAGCACCGAGAAGCCGAACCCGAGGATCGGGCGGGGATGCACCCGATCGGTCAGCTGGCCCACGAACGGGGCGAGCACGCCGCTGGACACCGCCATCGGCGCGATCAGCAGCGCCGAGCGCGTCGGCGACAAGCCGCACACGACCTGGGCGTAGAACATCACCGGCAGCATCATCGCGGTGACCACGAAACCGATCACGGCCACACCGAAGTTGGACAGGCTGAAATCCCGGTCGGCGAACATCTCCAGCGGAATGAGCGGTTCGTCGCGGTTGATCGACTGCCAGTAGACGAACGCCGTGAAAAAGCCGATGCCGGCGACGATCACCGCCCAGATCCACGCCGCCCAGTGATGGCCCTGGCCTTCCTGCAGACCGAACACCACCAGGAACATGCCGATCCCGGACAGCGCCACCCCGATGAAGTCGAACCGGTGTCTGCGCACGGGCAGCGTCGGGATCAGCCAGACCGCCAACGCCAGACCGATCACGCCGACCGGCACGTTGACGAAGAAGATCCACTCCCAACCCAGCCGGCCGACGAGCACGCCACCGGCGAGCGGGCCGACGAGGGTGGCCACCCCGGCCGTCGCGCCCCACAGGCTCATTGCCACACCGCGGCGCTCCGGCGGGAAGATGCGGGTGATCGTGGAGAGCGTCTGCGGAGTCAGCAACGCGGCGCCGAGCCCTTGGACGACGCGGGCGGCGATCAACATCTCGATCGAGCCGGCCAGCCCGCACCACAACGAGGAGGCGGTGAAGACGGCCAGGCCGGCGATGTAGAGGTTCTTCGGTCCGAAGCGGTCACCGAGGCGACCGGCCAGCAACAGCGGTACTGCGTAGGCCAGCAGGTAGGCACTGGTCACCCAGATCACGGTGTCGTAGTCGGTGATCTCCAGCCCGTCCATGATGCTCGGGTTGGCAACGGCGACGATCGTCGAATCGACCAGGATCATGAAGAAGCCGACCAACATGGCCCACAGCGCGTGCCACGGATTGGCGGGCACCTCGGGCATGGCGGTCGGGTCGGGGTCCAAGTCCACGTCCGGCGCCGGGCCGGCCATGTTCCTGGTCATATCCACTACCTCATTTCGGCTGTTGCGTCGGCATCGGCATGCGCTGACGAACCGTTCTCGGCCCCCGCGCCTCATCGATCGGCAGCAACACCACGTGCGTAACGCCGTCAGCACCTGCTGTGCTTCCGACTCCCCTCACGCGTGCCAGATCGAGACTATCGTTGCGTCGAGCGGGTACCCGGCGGTGGGCCTGACCGGAATTGCGGCCCACACCCCGTTTTCCAGCGCAGGAGGAGCCATGCATTCGGATCGCTTTCGGCCTTTGGTGGACGCGAAGGGTCCGTTCGTGTCGATCTATTTCGACGACTCTCATGACACCGCGGACGCCGCCGCACAGCTCGACGCGCGGTTGCGCGACATTCGCAAACAGCTCGAGGAGCAATCCGTCGACGGCTCGGTGATCGCGGCCATCGACACCGCGGTGCGCGGCGCCCACCCGCCGGTCGGCCGCAGCGGCCGGGCGGTGATCGCCGCGGGCGACACCGTCGTGCTCGACGAGCACCTCATCCGGCCGCCGACCACCACGATCGTGCGGGTTTCCGACCTGCCCTTCGTGGTGCCGATCGTCGAGCACGGTCTGCTGCACACCGCGTACCTGCGAGTCGCCGTCGATTCCACCGGCGCCGACATCGGCGTCCACTACGCCAGCCGGGTGGACAGCGAGACCGTCGACGGCGACGGCTACCCGGTGCATAAGGCCAAGTCGTCCGAGGGACACGAATACGGCAAGGAGCAGGCCGTCGAAGAGGCTGTCCGCAAGAACATCCGCGAAGTGGCCGACCGGGTCACCCACCTCGTCGACGAGACCGGCGCCGGGCTGGTGTTCATCGAAGGAGAAGTCAGCTCGCGCACCGAGCTGGCATCCGAGCTGCCAGAGCGCGTCGCCGAGAAGGCCGTACTGCTCGAAGGCGGCGGGCGCGCCGCGGGCACCGACGATGCGGAGGTGCATCACGAGATCAGTGAGGCGTTCCTCATGCGCCGGCTGGCCACCATCGACGACGCCGCACAACGGTTCGCCGCCGGGCGCGGGACCGGCCTGGCCGTCGAGGGGTTGGCTGACGTGACCGCCGCGCTGCGGGACGGCGCGGTCGACACCCTCATCATCGGTGACATAGAGGACGCCACCGTCGTCGCCGACGCGGACCTGACGCTGATTGCCGCCGATGCCGACACCCTGTCCGATCTCGGTGCGGCACCCGAACGCACACTGCGCGCCGACGAGGCCCTGCCCATCAAGGCGGTGGCCACCGACGCCGCGCTGGTGCGGACCGACGAGCGGATGAGCCCGGCCGACGGCGTCGGCGCGGTGCTGCGGTACGCGGAGAACAGCTCGGCCTAATCGCCGTCGTCGTCGGCGCCGCCGACGGCGATCAGCGCCAGCAGCGCGACCGCCACACCGGCGGTCATCACCACCGACAGCGCGATCTCGTCGTTGCCCATCAGACCGACGACGGGCGCGATCGCGGCACCCACACCGAACTGCGCGGCACCCAGCAGCGCGGCGGCGGTCCCGGCCGCTTCGTGATGGCGTGACAGCGCGACGGCGGGAGCGTTCGGGATGACGAAGCCCATCATCGCCAGCACGGCCCACACCGGCACCAGGAAGCCGTAGATGCCGCCGGTGTGCGTCACCGACAGCACGATGAAGCTCGCGCCCACCACGGTCGCGGCGGCCAGCGCCCACAGCAGGATGCGTTGCGGCGAAAACCGGCGCAGCAGCAGAACATTCACCTGAGTGGCGGCGACGAACGCGATGGCGCCGGCGCCGAACACCAACGCGAAGGTCTGCTGATCCAGACCGTGGCGGCCCTGCAGCACGAACGCGGCGCCGGCGATGTAGGCGAACAGCCCGACCATCCCGAGTGCGCCGACGACGACCAGAGCGACGAACCGCAAGTCGCGCAGCAGGCTCACGTAGGTCGCGGCAATCGAGCGCACCTGAAGGGGGCGACGATTGCCGACCGGGAGGGTTTCCGGCAGCGCGAGCGCGGCGACCAGAAGCAGCGCGCCGGCCAACACGATCAGCACCGCGAACACCCAGTGCCAGGACGCCTTGAGCAGCACGGCCGCACCGAGCGAGGGCGCGACGATCGGCGCCACGCCGAGGATCAGCATCAGTCGCGACATCACGGTGGCTGCGGCGCTGTCGTCGAACAGGTCACCAACGACGGCGACGGCCACCACCGCCGCGGCGGCCGCACCCATCCCCTGCAACCCGCGCGCCAGACTGAGCACCTCGATGTTGGGGGCGAACAGGCAGACAAGCGACGCCAGCATGTGCAGCGCGATGCCGCCCATCAAGGGACGGCGACGGCCCAGCGAATCCGACAGGGGGCCGACGATCAGCTGACCGAGCGCCAGGCCGGCCAGCGTGCCGGTCAGCGTCAGCTGCGCCACCGATGAGGACACCCCGAGCTCGTCGGCGATGCGCGGCAGCGCAGGCAGATACATGTCGATGGTCAGCGGCCCCAGCGCCACCAGCGCGCCCAGCACGACGATCATCCGCAGCCGGCTCGGCGTGGCCACCTCCGCTGACACGGGCGTCTCGTGGCGGGTGGCAGTCACAGTTCGCGATGTTGCCATGCACACCCACAGCACGCTCAAGCGATTATTTGTTCCGCCTGCGGCTATCCAACCCGCGGTGACCCAGATCACCGCGGGGCACGTTTTTGCGGGGGTCGTTCGTTAGCCTGAGAGCACGCCAAGTTAGGAAGGCACGCGCATGAAGGTCCGCCGACGAGGCAGTTCTCCGGAACGGTTGCCTGCGCAGGTCGAGGATGACGCGACCATGTCCGCGCGGGTGCTCTCCCAGATCATCGAGCGCAGTACCCGAGCCCAGGCGCCGGCCGTCAAGGCCTACGTCGCCCGGCTGCGGCGCGCGAACCCCGAGGCGAGCCCGGCGGAGATCGTCACCAAGATCGAGACTCGGTACCTGGCCGCGGTGATGGCCAGCGGCGCTGCCGTCGGATCGGCCGCCGCGTTCCCCGGGATCGGCACCCTGGCGGCCTTGTCGGCGGTGGCCGGCGAGACGCTGGTGTTCCTGGAGGCCACCGCCGTATTCGTGCTCGCTGTCGCCGACGTCCACGGCATCCCGCTCGAGCAGCGGGAGCGGCGGCGGGCGCTGGTTCTGGCAGTGCTCGTCGGCGAGGAGAGCAAGGGGGCGATCACCGACCTGATCGGCCCGAGCCGCACCAGCGGCGCGTGGCTGACCGAGGGCGCCGAAATGATTCCGCTGCCCGCGTTGTCACAGCTGAACAGCCGCCTGATGCGGTACTTCGTAAAGCGCTTCACGCTCAAGCGTTCTGCGATGGCGTTCGGCAAAATGCTGCCCGTCGGCATCGGTGCCGCGGTCGGTGGCGGCGGTAACCGAATGATGGGCAAAAAGATAGTGAACAATGCCCGCGCGGCGTTTGGGCCCGCGCCCAGCCGGTGGCCGGTGAGCTTGCACCTGCTGCCTGCGATCGAGCCCGGCGGATAACCGTTCACCGACCTCCGTCGACCAGTTGTCGCACCACCCCGGGGCATGGAGCTGACGTGCTTCGGGAACAGATAAGAAGCGATAGCCTTTTAGACGGCGGCCGTGGGGGCACCAAAATTGGGGCAAACCGTCCAAGTGCGGCTTGCCCGGACGAAGGAATTGAGGCGAGCAACTGCCGTGAGCAGTACTAGTTCACCATTCGGACAGAACGAATGGCTGGTCGAGGAGATGTACCGCAAGTTCCGCGAGGACCCCTCCTCGGTCGACTCGAGTTGGCATGAGTTCCTTGTCGACTACAACCCGGAGCCGACGAGCGACTCGACCGCCAGCGGTAACGGCCAACCGGCCGCGAAGACCGCCGCTCCGGTGTCACCGCCGGAACCCGCACCGGCTCCCCCGCCGGCCAAGTCCGCTCCCGCCAAGTCCGCTCCCGCGGGCAATGGCGCGTCGAGCTCGGCCGCTCCGGTCAAAGACACCGCCAAGCCTCCGGCCAAGGAGCCGGCACCCAAGGCCGCAGCAGCGTCGTCGTCCTCCGATGGCGGCGACGAGACGCAGGTGTTGCGCGGCGCGGCAGCCGCCGTCGTCCGCAACATGAACACCTCGCTGGAGATCCCGACCGCGACCAGCGTGCGGGCCATCCCGGCGAAGCTGATGATCGACAACCGCATCGTCGTCAACAACCACCTCAAGCGCACTCGCGGCGGCAAGGTGTCCTTCACCCACCTGCTCGGCTACGCGATCGTGCAGGCGGTGAAGAAGTTCCCGAACATGAACCGGCACTACGCCGAGATCGACGGCAAGCCCAACGCCGTCACCCCCGCGCACACCAATCTGGGTCTCGCGATCGACCTGCAGGGCAAGGACGGTAAGCGCTCTCTGGTGGTCGCCGCGATCAAAAACTGCGAGACCATGCGGTTCGGCCAGTTCATCGCCGCCTACGAGGACATCGTGCGGCGCGCCCGCGACGGCAAGCTCACCGCCGAGGATTTCGCCGGTGTGACGATCTCGCTGACCAACCCCGGCACCATCGGCACCGTGCACTCGGTGCCCCGGTTGATGTCCGGCCAGGGTGCGATTGTCGGCGCCGGCGCGATGGAGTATCCGGCGGAGTTCCAGGGGGCGAGCGAGGAGCGCATCGCCGAACTCGGCATCGGCAAGCTGATCACGCTGACGTCGACCTACGACCACCGCATCATTCAGGGCGCGGAGTCCGGCGACTTCCTGCGGACCATCCACGAACTGCTGCTGTCGGACGATTTCTTCGACGAGATCTTCTTCGAGCTGGGCATCCCTTACGAGCCGGTCCGTTGGCGCACCGACAACCCCGATTCGATCGTCGACAAGAACGCTCGCGTCATCGAACTCATTGCGGCCTACCGCAACCGCGGGCATCTGATGGCCGACATCGACCCGCTGCGCTTGGACAAGACCCGCTTCCGCAGCCACCCCGACCTTGACGTGAACACCCACGGCCTGACGCTGTGGGATCTCGACCGGGTGTTCAAGGTCGACGGCTTCGCGGGCAAGGAGTTCAAGAAGCTGCGCGACGTCCTCGGGCTGCTGCGCGACGCCTACTGCCGCCACATCGGTGTGGAGTACACCCACATCCTGGAGCCCGAGCAGCAGAAGTGGCTGCAGGAGCGCATCGAGGTCAAGCACGAGGGTCCGACGGTCGCCCAGCAAAAGTACATCCTGTCGAAGCTGAACGCCGCCGAAGCCTTCGAGACCTTCCTGCAGACGAAATATGTTGGGCAGAAGCGCTTCTCGCTGGAAGGTGCGGAAACCGTCATCCCGATGATGGACGCCGCGATCGACCAGGCCGCCGAGCACGCGCTCGACGAGGTCGTGATCGGCATGCCGCACCGCGGCCGGCTCAACGTGCTGGCCAACATCGTCGGCAAGCCCTACTCGCAGATCTTCAGCGAGTTCGAGGGCAACCTGAACCCGTCGCAGGCGCACGGTTCCGGTGACGTCAAGTACCACCTCGGCGCCAGCGGCAACTACATCCAGATGTTCGGCGACAACGACATCGAGGTCTCGCTGACCGCCAACCCGTCGCACCTGGAAGCCGTAGATCCGGTGATGGAAGGCATCGTTCGGGCCAAGCAGGATCTGCTCGACAAGGGCGACGGCGACGACGGCTTCACCGTCATGCCGCTGATGCTGCACGGCGATGCGGCCTTCGCCGGTCAGGGCGTGGTGGCCGAGACCCTCAACCTTGCGCTGCTGCGTGGGTACCGCACCGGCGGCACGATCCACATCATCGTCAACAACCAGATCGGCTTCACCACCTCGCCGCAGGACTCACGCAGCTCGGAGTACTGCACCGACGTCGCAAAGATGGTGGGAGCGCCCATCTTCCACGTCAACGGTGACGACCCGGAGGCCTGCGTCTGGGTGGCGCGGCTCGCGGTGGACTTCCGGCAGAAGTTCAAGAAGGACGTCATCATCGACATGCTGTGCTACCGCCGACGCGGGCACAACGAAGGTGACGACCCGTCGATGACCCAGCCGTACATGTACGACGTCATCGACACCAAGCGCGGTGTCCGCAAGACCTACACCGAAGCCCTGATCGGCCGCGGCGACATCTCGATGAAAGAGGCCGAGGACGCGCTGCGCGACTACCAGGGTCAGCTGGAGCGGGTGTTCAACGAGGTCCGCGATCTCGAGAAACACGAGGTCGAACCGAGCGAATCGGTCGAGGAAGACCAGATGATCCCGCGCGGCATGACCACCGCGGTGGACAAGTCGCTGCTGGCCCGTATCGGTGACGCGCATCTGGCGTTCCCGGAGAATTTCAACGTGCACCCCCGCGTCAAGCCGGTGCTGGAGAAGCGCCGCGAGATGGCGTACGAGGGCAAGGTCGACTGGGCGTTCGCCGAATTGCTGGCGCTCGGAACATTTTTGGCCGAAGGCAAGCTGATCCGCTTGTCGGGTCAGGACACTCGGCGCGGCACGTTCACTCAGCGGCACTCGGTGATCATCGACCGCAAGACCGGCGCGGAGTTCACCCCGCTGGACCTGCTGACCGTCAACCCGGACGGCACACCGACCGGCGGCAAGCTGATGGTGTACGACTCGGCGCTGTCGGAGTACGCGGCGGTCGGCTTCGAATACGGCTATTCCGTGGGCAATCAGGACGCACTCGTCATGTGGGAGGCGCAGTTCGGCGATTTCGTCAACGGTGCGCAGTCGATCATCGACGAGTTCATCAGCTCCGGCGAAGCCAAGTGGGGTCAGCTCTCCGATGTGGTGCTGCTGCTCCCCCACGGTCATGAGGGCCAAGGCCCCGACCACACCTCGGGTCGCATCGAGCGGTTCCTCCAGCTGTGGGCCGAGGGTTCGATGACGATCGCGCTGCCGTCAACCCCGGCGAACTACTTCCATCTGCTGCGCAGGCACGGCCTCGACGGAGTGCACCGTCCGCTGATCGTGTTCACGCCGAAGTCGATGCTGCGTAACAAGGCTGCCGTCAGCGACATCCGGGACTTCACCGAGCAGAAGTTCCGCTCGATCATGGAGGAGCCGACCTACACCGACGGCGACGGCGACCGCAACAAGGTCACCCGAATCCTGTTGACCAGCGGCAAGATCTACTACGAGCTGGCGGCCCGCAAGGACAAAGACAAGCGCGAGGACGTCGCGATCGTCCGCGTCGAGCAGCTGGCGCCGCTGCCCAAGCGGCGACTGAGCAACACCTTGGATTCGTACCCGAATGCCAAGGAGTTCTTCTGGGTCCAGGAGGAGCCGGCCAACCAGGGTGCGTGGCCGACGTTCGGCTTGACGTTGCCGGAGAAGCTGACCGGGATCAAGCGGATCTCGCGGCGCGCAATGTCGGCGCCGTCGTCCGGCTCGTCGAAGGTGCACGCTGTCGAGCAGCAGGAGATCATCGACGAGGCGTTCGGCTAGTTCTGCCGACTGTGGGCCTCATGCACGCGAAATCGCCATTTCGTCTGCAGGAGGCCCACACTCGAAGCTCCTGCCGACTAAGCGCGC from the Mycolicibacterium crocinum genome contains:
- a CDS encoding multidrug effflux MFS transporter; this encodes MATSRTVTATRHETPVSAEVATPSRLRMIVVLGALVALGPLTIDMYLPALPRIADELGVSSSVAQLTLTGTLAGLALGQLIVGPLSDSLGRRRPLMGGIALHMLASLVCLFAPNIEVLSLARGLQGMGAAAAAVVAVAVVGDLFDDSAAATVMSRLMLILGVAPIVAPSLGAAVLLKASWHWVFAVLIVLAGALLLVAALALPETLPVGNRRPLQVRSIAATYVSLLRDLRFVALVVVGALGMVGLFAYIAGAAFVLQGRHGLDQQTFALVFGAGAIAFVAATQVNVLLLRRFSPQRILLWALAAATVVGASFIVLSVTHTGGIYGFLVPVWAVLAMMGFVIPNAPAVALSRHHEAAGTAAALLGAAQFGVGAAIAPVVGLMGNDEIALSVVMTAGVAVALLALIAVGGADDDGD
- a CDS encoding multifunctional oxoglutarate decarboxylase/oxoglutarate dehydrogenase thiamine pyrophosphate-binding subunit/dihydrolipoyllysine-residue succinyltransferase subunit, translating into MSSTSSPFGQNEWLVEEMYRKFREDPSSVDSSWHEFLVDYNPEPTSDSTASGNGQPAAKTAAPVSPPEPAPAPPPAKSAPAKSAPAGNGASSSAAPVKDTAKPPAKEPAPKAAAASSSSDGGDETQVLRGAAAAVVRNMNTSLEIPTATSVRAIPAKLMIDNRIVVNNHLKRTRGGKVSFTHLLGYAIVQAVKKFPNMNRHYAEIDGKPNAVTPAHTNLGLAIDLQGKDGKRSLVVAAIKNCETMRFGQFIAAYEDIVRRARDGKLTAEDFAGVTISLTNPGTIGTVHSVPRLMSGQGAIVGAGAMEYPAEFQGASEERIAELGIGKLITLTSTYDHRIIQGAESGDFLRTIHELLLSDDFFDEIFFELGIPYEPVRWRTDNPDSIVDKNARVIELIAAYRNRGHLMADIDPLRLDKTRFRSHPDLDVNTHGLTLWDLDRVFKVDGFAGKEFKKLRDVLGLLRDAYCRHIGVEYTHILEPEQQKWLQERIEVKHEGPTVAQQKYILSKLNAAEAFETFLQTKYVGQKRFSLEGAETVIPMMDAAIDQAAEHALDEVVIGMPHRGRLNVLANIVGKPYSQIFSEFEGNLNPSQAHGSGDVKYHLGASGNYIQMFGDNDIEVSLTANPSHLEAVDPVMEGIVRAKQDLLDKGDGDDGFTVMPLMLHGDAAFAGQGVVAETLNLALLRGYRTGGTIHIIVNNQIGFTTSPQDSRSSEYCTDVAKMVGAPIFHVNGDDPEACVWVARLAVDFRQKFKKDVIIDMLCYRRRGHNEGDDPSMTQPYMYDVIDTKRGVRKTYTEALIGRGDISMKEAEDALRDYQGQLERVFNEVRDLEKHEVEPSESVEEDQMIPRGMTTAVDKSLLARIGDAHLAFPENFNVHPRVKPVLEKRREMAYEGKVDWAFAELLALGTFLAEGKLIRLSGQDTRRGTFTQRHSVIIDRKTGAEFTPLDLLTVNPDGTPTGGKLMVYDSALSEYAAVGFEYGYSVGNQDALVMWEAQFGDFVNGAQSIIDEFISSGEAKWGQLSDVVLLLPHGHEGQGPDHTSGRIERFLQLWAEGSMTIALPSTPANYFHLLRRHGLDGVHRPLIVFTPKSMLRNKAAVSDIRDFTEQKFRSIMEEPTYTDGDGDRNKVTRILLTSGKIYYELAARKDKDKREDVAIVRVEQLAPLPKRRLSNTLDSYPNAKEFFWVQEEPANQGAWPTFGLTLPEKLTGIKRISRRAMSAPSSGSSKVHAVEQQEIIDEAFG